TTTTTAGGCGGACTTTACCACGATGAAGAGTTCATTAAGGTTACTATGTATGCTGACCGTTTTGAAAAAGAAAATATTGATGAGGCCTATCTTCAACAAAGAAATATTACATTTGATTAAATAAAATTGCAGCCAGCAAACAAATCTCTCTTCATTACATTGAAATATGGTCTAAAATTGGAATTAGAAACAATATGAACACCTCACTTACCTATAGAAAAGCTACAGAAAATGATCTTGATTATCTTCTTGATCTCAGAATGAAGACTATGGTTCCGCATTATGCTGAAGCCAATCTTCCTACAGATCATGACACAACGCTTAAAAGGGTTCTTTACGAATTTGAAAAAGCAAATATCATTCTTCTGGATAATGAACCAGTGGGGCTATTAAAAATAAAAAAGACCAACTCTGAAACGGAAGTTCTGCAGCTTCAGATTGATCCCAGCCAGCAAGGAAAAGGATTGGGAAAACTAATTCTTACAGATATTCTGGAAGAGGCTTCATTGGGGAAAAATATTGTTTCATTAAGTGTGTTAAAAACCAATAAGGCACAACATCTCTATTCAAGTTTGGGATTTAAAATTGTAAGCGAAGATGAGCATTCTTACTTCATGGAATTCTCTCCAATTTAAAATATAAATTCTTATCCCATCCAACTTCTACAACAAAGTTATTGATTAGCCATGGTCACATAGATTAACCTGCCTCCCTCTTCAGCAGACAACAGGATTTTTTTACCATCAGTAAGTTCCACCATAGAACCTGTAGGAATTTCCTTTTGTTCCGTGATGTCTTTCATTCCGGATAGGCTTTGATTCACCAACACCCATTTTCCCTGATAGAAGGTAAAATATCCTACCGGCATCTTATCCTGCATGGTTAGATTTTCGTTTCGTATCACCTTTCTGGAAACATGCCACTTGAATAAATATTGATTATGATAGACCATTAATCTGTGGTTTTCCGGTTTCCATACCTCATCATCAAACCTAAAATAAAGATCCAGAATAGGTAAGGTTCCCTGATGTGGCGTTCCGCAGAAAGGACACTTCGGATTGCTGGTGTTATCAAATACGTACCATTTTTCTGTACATGTGGAATTGTGACATGGCTGGATCAGATCTACGGTCTTCAACAGAGCCGTTTCCCATTCATTGGCAGTAGGGCGTCTGATGGGGTCATGCAATCCGTCCACAAATGTTTTTCTGAATAAATCTGAAATGTATGGACCCGCGACAGTATAAGGGATCTTTTGAGGATCACCCCAGAATGCATCCCATTTTCTAAGATGGTCGGCTTTCACATAATTGGTTGAATCATTCGGATGCTCTATGAACATTGCTTTTTCACCCATTGATAAAATTTCATCTTTTTCAGAATCTAAATCCCAGATTTTCCCGCCACGCAAGGGATGTCTTCTGAGCAGATACATATAGATCAGTACTGCAAGAGCGTGTAGATCTGTTTTTTGGTTGGGTAAATGTCTTTCGGGATCCTGAAGTTTCAGATGTTTGGTCTTTAAAACTTCGGGAGCGATGAAATCTGCCGTACCAATTACCTCAGGAGGAAATAGTTTTGGAACAACAAGCCCGTCTATATCAATAATGCAGGCTGATTTTGTCACCGGATCCACCAAGATATTATTATAAGACAGATCAGAATGAGCAAGCCCCATCTGATGTAGTTTTTTGACTCCTCTACTGATATTAATGGCAATCTGAAAATAACTCAGCCAATCACCCAATTCTGACTGATCAAGTCTTAGCGGGTATTGTTGATTACGAAACATAGGCGCTGTATACCACTTCCCTACTTTATCCTCTCCCTGAATGTTATCTGAACCTACATAGCCTTTAGCAAAGAAAAACTTTTGACTGTAAATGGGAACTACAATTCCTGTAAGTTTATTTTTCTCAACAATATCATAGGGCCATCTGAATATTTCATTCAAGAAATACTCTGAAGCATTTCCATTCTGAATACTTTGAAGATAGGTAGAAACAATCCTCATGATTCTTTCTTTCTGTCCCTCGTCCAGTGGATTTCTGTAAAAAGCTACTACATAATCTCTGTCTGGAGAGAAGTAAACATCTTTCACCCCACCCTGAATTGGCTTTTCATCAACATATTCATAAGATTTGGCTGCATCCAGAACAGAGGTAACCCTGATAGTATTTTTCATGTTTATTAATAGATTATTGCCAGTGTACGGTCATCGTGATTTCCTCTGCTCCAGAAATCGGTCCAGTTCAATAGTTGGTGATCAATCTCTGCATCGTTGATAAAATCAACCTTTGCATGATCTTCATTATCTCCATTCAGATCGTTGAAAAATGTTGTCCAGCTTTCGGTATTCTCTAACTTATTTTCGGTAAGAAATTTAGGATCATAAATACCGTCTGTCATAAGAACAAGATGTGAAAAATTGTTTACACATGTTATCCTAAAACGGGAAGCAATATGATCGTTGAAAATTTCTTTCATGGTAATAAAACGAGTCCCACCACTGAATTCTCCCACATCCATCGGATTCAAAAGCTGTACTTTGGAAAAGTCCGGATTGATCAGATTGATCGGGCAATCTCCTACTCCAAAAGTAAGGATAACATATCCGAAGCTAAATTTTTTAACCAAGGCAAAAATTAGAGTCGCATGCAGATCATTAATGGAGAAATTATTTTCTATTGCCTTTTTTTCCAGAGTATTATGAACAGATAAGACCCCTTCATACAGAAATCTTATGACATTTTGCCTGCACTCATTTCGTACTGTTTCTGAATGTTCAGATGAATAAATAATATTAATATTCCTTTCAATTTCATCTAAAATTTCCGGAGAACTAAAAAAATCGTTTATCGAAGTGGTTGCAATCCTTGATCCTTCTCTTGCTGCTTTCGCGGAACCGGCACCATCTGAAACGGAGATTATACTCCAGTCTGCAGGAAGTTCGTTCACTGCAAAATCATCTTCCCTGAATTTTCCTTCATGCGCATGGGAACGGCCTCTTTTAGATACAACAACTATTTTTTTGTCTAAGAATTTTCCTTTTAAAGAAACCTCATCTTCTTTATAAAAATCAGCAGTTTTATCACTCGGAATATTCTTCCATAGATCCTTCGGATCAACATTCACAAGTAATTGTACTCTTTTATAATCAATAGTACCCTGATCCTCTGTGTGAAAAAATTCCAGATCCAAGTGGTACAAGTTATTGGTCATGGCAGTCCCAGAGATTCTGTTATTTTCAAACGTAAGTCCGGTTTCTGCAAGGTTTCCGATATTTTTAATTCTTATATTCGGAAAATCTGCCATCTCAAAACTGAATTCATAAGGCTTCCCTGCATTGGCATTTTTCAATACCCAATGAGCTTCTTTAAATTCTTCTTTTTCTTGATAGATGCTAGCTTTTTCCATAACCTTTTTTCGGGTTCTAAGGTAAAATGAAGGTATTTTCATCATCGATATGATTATCCCAGAGTTCTATTGATATCAAATCCTTCTCCGGAGAATCCGTAATAATCTGAAGTGCCACACCAAGGACATTTATTATACCCTTCACCCTGCAGACAATGAATTCCACCGCAAGAACAGGTGGCTAGCGCAATTGGATTTGCACAATGAGGACACGAGGTTCCTCCCTGAAGCTCTTCTATTGAAATTTTCAGGTTACTTCTTTGATTAGAGGAAAGTCTGTAGTATGCTTTTTCATCAATTTTATAAGCTCCATCCAGTCTGTAATATCTGGTAGACATCCCCGGTATGCTGGATTCTGCAAATGTCTTTTTAAACTTCATCAGATACAGCTTTTCTGTTTCTGAACATTTACCATTCAAAACAACAAAATTATTATCGGGAAACCTCTGTTCCATCTGTGGATCAACCTTTTCAAGGATTACAGAATCTATCTTGGAAAGGTTAATGCCTTCTTTATTGGCTTCGGTTACACTTTGACTGGTGGTTTTAATGGAATCTGTTACCCATTTAAAAAACTCTCTGTAAGAATTTTCATCAGTATTATTAAATAACAGAACATTATCAGCCAGAGATCCCAAAAGCTTATAGTTTGTATTTTCTCCTATGGATACAGCAATGGTATTGGCCTTTCCGTTATACTTATTGTTCCATCTTTCAATGGCCTTGGTAGCATCATCGGTTGGAACTCCATCCGTAAACAGGAAAACAATGGGTTTCCAGTCACCTTTTCTTTCATAGGTTGTTTTTATGATATCCCTATCTATGCAGTCCATGATTTTAATTAAACCTTGAGATAGTGATGTACCGCTTCCTATTGGGATTTTCGGTGGATAAAAACTGATAATATCCTGAAGCGGCGTAATAACCTCAGCCTCTCCGGCAAAACCTACCACGGAAATATAAACCGTTTCCAATGAGTAAGGGTCTTTTTTCAGTTCCCTGATAATATTGGAAATTCCCTCCTGTACCTGTTCAATAGGATCTCCTACCATAGATTCGGAGACATCGATTAAGAAATAAATTGGAAGTCTTCTCATACCTGTAAAGACAATTTTTTAAATAATAATATTAAGCTCCGTTGGTGGCGGAGGAAGTGTTATATGTTCCCCTGTATGCTGCGAATGACCTCCTTGTGTAATGGAAGAACTCACCCACCTGAAAAATGAAGACAATGTAATGGCATCCGTAGTATCCAGTTTTACCACATGATCCGTCAATTCCTTAAGGTACTGTTCATCCGCTTTAGGGCCGGCTGCACAACCTACGATTGCACCAAATTCAAGACCTCGGATTGCCGGAATCATCTGTCTGTACTTCTGAATATCCGACGGCTTTCCATCAGTAAATATAAAAAGAAGTGGCTGCCAGTCTCCTTTCTCATCCCCCGAACCTTTTACAAGATCTTTCTTTACCAATTCTGACACCATCTCCAACGCTGCGCCAGTATGGGTAGGCCCACTATCCGGACAGGTAATCTCCATGGGGTAGAAATTGGCAAGGGATATTAACGGTATGATATTTTTAACTTCCCTATCGAAAGTAATAACACTTAAATGAAGGCTGTCCATAGCCTGTGGATCTGCGCGAAGCATACTGATCAATCCGTTGAATCCATTATTCAGAGCCTGAATAGGTTCTCCATTCATGGAACCGGAAGTATCCAGTAAAAAATAGGCTAATAATCTTCTGTTCATAAGACAATTATTAATTCTGAAGCCGGCGGAGGAAGTTGAATACTTCCCAGCCGGCTTATATGTTGAATAAAAAGTTAAAGTCTAGTTTGAATATGAGTACTGCTGTCTCAGGATATCGATAAAGTTATCCGTTTGATGAGGTTCTCCCACAGCACGGAATTTCCAGTCACCATTATGGCGGTAAGCCTCAGCAAAAACCATGGCACACATTCCGTTCATACTGGAGTCTCCGGAAAGACTATATTTTGTAATCTCCTTTCCTGTAGCATCCACTGCACGGATAAATGCATTATCAATCATTCCAAAGTGTTGGTTATTGGTTCTTCCTTGATAAATGGTTACAAGAAATACAATTTTCTGATAGCTTTGATCCAATTGATCAAGCTTTACAATGATTTGCTCATCATCACCATCTCCTGCACCGGTTCTGTTATCACCAGTCAACCATACATTTCCACTTGGATGCTGCATAGAATTAAAGAAAACCACATCACCCTGATAAAGTCCCATTTGTCTTCCATCATTGGTCTGAACCGTTCTTCCCAGATTTGCAACCTTTCCGTTACCATCTAAAAGAAATGCCACTGCATCAAGATCGTATTCTGCCTCCTTACTGAATAGTTTGCCCAGGAAACCTCCCTGTTTTCTGACATCCCATCCTAAGCCTATCGTTACTTTTGAAAGGTCATAAACACTTTCTCCACGGTCGTTTTTCCTTAAATCAATTGTTTGACCTTTCTGTAAATTAATTGCCATAGCTATAGTTTTGTGTATTTTGATGATTATTTGATGATTTGTCCCTTATAATATTTTTCAAGGAAGAACCCAAGATCTGCTCTGTATCCTATTCCTGAAGCTTCAAATTTCCAACTCCCATTTCTTTTATACAGTCTCCCGAATTCTACTCCTGTTTCAATAGAGAAGTCTTCATCCAGTTCATATTTTGCAATCTCCTGGTTCGAACCATTGTCTACCACTCTTATATATGAGTTTCTTACCTGTCCAAAGTTTTGTCTTCTTCTTTCAAAATCCTCTATGGTTACCACAAAAAGAATCTCTTCTACCCTTGAGTCCACTTTATCAAGATCAATAACAATAGCTTCGTCATCATCCCCATCACTGTTTTTACCATTTGGATCATCGCCTGTATGGGTAAGAGCACCATCCGGAGATGTCAGGTTATTATAAAAAACAAAATATTCTTCGCTTACTAATTTTCTGTCAGAATCAATCATAATTGCCGAAGCATCAAGATCAAAGTCGTAGCCTGTCCCTTCATTAGGATCCCAACCAAGTCCTATTGTCATTTTTGTCAATCCGATCTCGATTTTTTGTCCTTTCTGTAGATTAATTGCCATAGTGTTTTATGTTATGAATTATTTTTTGCATTAAGATAGAAGTGATTTATGAATTGACCAAATTTATTTATGAAAAATAACAGGCACACCGCAATTATAATCAATCTTCTGCTTAAATAACTACATAAAAAAAGGCCCAATTAAAAAATTGAACCTTTTATAAAAATATTGTTATTGAATTACTTCTTAAAATCCTTGTCTGCAACAACTGTATTTCTTGCTTTAGCCAGCATAGGAATAGAAATAAGCCCCATCACCAGCATAATTACAATCTGAAGTGGTAAAGAGATAAAGGAGTAAGTAAGCCCCATTTCACCTCCAAGATCTGCGCTTTTCCCCATCGAGATAAAAAGAGCCATAAAACCATACTTCATTGCCAAATTATAGGCACCAATTCCTCCACTCGCAGGAATAATCATTCCTAATGTTCCCACAACAATAATAAAGAATCCGTCGGCCATTGTAAACCCTGATGTTTCAGGAAGTGCAAAACATACCAGATAGGCTGCAAAATAATAGGAAATCCAGATTCCTAATGTATATAATATGAACTTTCCTTTTTGCTTCAATTTGAAAATGGTAGTCAATCCCTGGAATATTCCATCTATAAAATTTACAATCTTCCCTAAAAAAGGAACACCTGCCAGTTTCTTTTTAAAGACAAAAAATAAAACTGTACCGCCAATCAATATCAATAGGACAAGTAAAATCTTGTTTGGATTAATATTTACTCCTGAATTTTGATAGAATGATAAAATTGCGTCATATTTAAATAACAAGGTAAGCCCTAAGAATCCAAGCATACAGATAAGATCCACTACCCTTTCCAGGATAATGGTTCCGAATGACTTGTCTACAGGTACCTTTTCTACCCCATACAAAGCAGTAGCTCTTGCCAGTTCGCCACTTCTGGGAATGGTAAGGTTCATTAAATATCCAAATGATATGGACCAAAGTGAATTGGAATTTGAGATTTGGTGCCCCATCGGCTCCAGCATCAGATTCCAACGAATGGCCCTAAACCAATAAGCCAGAAGACCAAATACTGATGCAAACAATACCCAAAGGTAATTTGCTTTAGCCAACGACTGCTGAATCACTTTAAAATCAAGCCCTTTTAAGGCAAGCCATAAAAAAAAGCCTGCAAAAGCAAGCGATATTACTATTGTGAGTACTGATTTTAATGGACTTTTTGTTGTTTTCTCCATGAACTAGGTTAGAAGATTTGTTTTTTCGTCAGGGAAAACGATCTTCGGCTGGAAGTCTTTTGCTTCTTCAGGAGTCATCTGCGCATAGGCAATAATGATAATGATATCATCTCTTTGTACCTTTCTTGCAGCAGGCCCATTCAGGCATACTTCTCCCGACTTCCTTTTCCCTTTGATAACATAGGTATCAAAACGTTCCCCGTTATTCACATTCACGATATAAACCCTTTCTCCCACTACCAAACCGGCAGCTTCTATAAGATCTTCATCGATCGTTATACTTCCTATATAATTAAGGTCAGAGGCTGTAACTCTTACCCTATGAATCTTGGATTTGAAAACTTCTATTAACATGTTGCAAATTTATTAATAAAAATTAATAAAACAGACCTTCACTATCATTAAAAAACTCCCATAAACACAGGCAATTGATTTTGTAAAACACAAGAAATGTGACTTTTACTTATAGAATTAATAATTATATTCTTAAAAACATTAATACTTTATACTCAATTTAGGATTTAATAAATACAGGAAATAATATTAACTTTTTGCTAAAGTCAATAAACATAAGCATTTGGCACGATTTTAGTAACCCGTAACGTAGATTTTTCGTGAAAAACCGAATTATCATATTTTAACTGTTTTCACTGAAAAGTAAAAAAATTGTATAAGTTTTAATAAAAAAATTGCACAATTAGAAAATAGTATTATATTTGCTATAATTACGAACTAACTTTAATATTAAAAATTATGAACAAGTCTGAATTAATCGACGCAATCGCAAAAGATGCAGGTATCACTAAAGTTGCAGCAAAGGCTGCTTTAGAATCTTTCATTTCTAACGTAACTTCTACATTAAAGAAAAAAGACGGAAAAGTTTCTTTAGTAGGTTTCGGTACTTTCTCAGTAGCTGAGAGAGCAGCTAGACAAGGTATTAACCCTGCAACTAAAAAGCCAATCAAAATCGCTGCTAAAAAAGTTGCTAAATTTAAGGCTGGAGCTGATTTATCAAATGCAGTTTCTGGTGTTAAGAAAAAATAATCATTCAGATTACAAAAATTCAAAGGTTGTTTCTTAGAAACAGCCTTTTCTCTTTAATAGAAAAAAAGCGGACTTTATTTAGTCCGCTTTTATTGATAGTATGCCTTTATTAAGGTTGATTAAAGCCCGTAAGTCTTCAAATGAAACATTGGCCTATAGCCATCTTTTTCCACCTCTTATTGCTGGCTTTTAGCCACTCCATTAGGGAGCCAATCTTGAAATCTTCCAATCCAGATCGTCTAATTCATAGATAATCCTATCATGAAGACGATTAGGTCTTCCCTGCCAGAACTCAATCTCATAGGGTCTTGCCAGATATCCTCCCCAGTTAGATGGTCTTGGAACCTCAATATTTTCGTATTCTTTTTCCAGATCCTTTAGCTTTTCTTCCAAAAACTCTCTG
This genomic interval from Chryseobacterium joostei contains the following:
- a CDS encoding GNAT family N-acetyltransferase, translated to MNTSLTYRKATENDLDYLLDLRMKTMVPHYAEANLPTDHDTTLKRVLYEFEKANIILLDNEPVGLLKIKKTNSETEVLQLQIDPSQQGKGLGKLILTDILEEASLGKNIVSLSVLKTNKAQHLYSSLGFKIVSEDEHSYFMEFSPI
- a CDS encoding helix-hairpin-helix domain-containing protein, which encodes MKNTIRVTSVLDAAKSYEYVDEKPIQGGVKDVYFSPDRDYVVAFYRNPLDEGQKERIMRIVSTYLQSIQNGNASEYFLNEIFRWPYDIVEKNKLTGIVVPIYSQKFFFAKGYVGSDNIQGEDKVGKWYTAPMFRNQQYPLRLDQSELGDWLSYFQIAINISRGVKKLHQMGLAHSDLSYNNILVDPVTKSACIIDIDGLVVPKLFPPEVIGTADFIAPEVLKTKHLKLQDPERHLPNQKTDLHALAVLIYMYLLRRHPLRGGKIWDLDSEKDEILSMGEKAMFIEHPNDSTNYVKADHLRKWDAFWGDPQKIPYTVAGPYISDLFRKTFVDGLHDPIRRPTANEWETALLKTVDLIQPCHNSTCTEKWYVFDNTSNPKCPFCGTPHQGTLPILDLYFRFDDEVWKPENHRLMVYHNQYLFKWHVSRKVIRNENLTMQDKMPVGYFTFYQGKWVLVNQSLSGMKDITEQKEIPTGSMVELTDGKKILLSAEEGGRLIYVTMANQ
- a CDS encoding PP2C family serine/threonine-protein phosphatase → MEKASIYQEKEEFKEAHWVLKNANAGKPYEFSFEMADFPNIRIKNIGNLAETGLTFENNRISGTAMTNNLYHLDLEFFHTEDQGTIDYKRVQLLVNVDPKDLWKNIPSDKTADFYKEDEVSLKGKFLDKKIVVVSKRGRSHAHEGKFREDDFAVNELPADWSIISVSDGAGSAKAAREGSRIATTSINDFFSSPEILDEIERNINIIYSSEHSETVRNECRQNVIRFLYEGVLSVHNTLEKKAIENNFSINDLHATLIFALVKKFSFGYVILTFGVGDCPINLINPDFSKVQLLNPMDVGEFSGGTRFITMKEIFNDHIASRFRITCVNNFSHLVLMTDGIYDPKFLTENKLENTESWTTFFNDLNGDNEDHAKVDFINDAEIDHQLLNWTDFWSRGNHDDRTLAIIY
- a CDS encoding TerY-C metal binding domain-containing protein, whose protein sequence is MRRLPIYFLIDVSESMVGDPIEQVQEGISNIIRELKKDPYSLETVYISVVGFAGEAEVITPLQDIISFYPPKIPIGSGTSLSQGLIKIMDCIDRDIIKTTYERKGDWKPIVFLFTDGVPTDDATKAIERWNNKYNGKANTIAVSIGENTNYKLLGSLADNVLLFNNTDENSYREFFKWVTDSIKTTSQSVTEANKEGINLSKIDSVILEKVDPQMEQRFPDNNFVVLNGKCSETEKLYLMKFKKTFAESSIPGMSTRYYRLDGAYKIDEKAYYRLSSNQRSNLKISIEELQGGTSCPHCANPIALATCSCGGIHCLQGEGYNKCPWCGTSDYYGFSGEGFDINRTLG
- a CDS encoding vWA domain-containing protein, which produces MNRRLLAYFLLDTSGSMNGEPIQALNNGFNGLISMLRADPQAMDSLHLSVITFDREVKNIIPLISLANFYPMEITCPDSGPTHTGAALEMVSELVKKDLVKGSGDEKGDWQPLLFIFTDGKPSDIQKYRQMIPAIRGLEFGAIVGCAAGPKADEQYLKELTDHVVKLDTTDAITLSSFFRWVSSSITQGGHSQHTGEHITLPPPPTELNIII
- a CDS encoding TerD family protein; this translates as MAINLQKGQTIDLRKNDRGESVYDLSKVTIGLGWDVRKQGGFLGKLFSKEAEYDLDAVAFLLDGNGKVANLGRTVQTNDGRQMGLYQGDVVFFNSMQHPSGNVWLTGDNRTGAGDGDDEQIIVKLDQLDQSYQKIVFLVTIYQGRTNNQHFGMIDNAFIRAVDATGKEITKYSLSGDSSMNGMCAMVFAEAYRHNGDWKFRAVGEPHQTDNFIDILRQQYSYSN
- a CDS encoding TerD family protein, which translates into the protein MAINLQKGQKIEIGLTKMTIGLGWDPNEGTGYDFDLDASAIMIDSDRKLVSEEYFVFYNNLTSPDGALTHTGDDPNGKNSDGDDDEAIVIDLDKVDSRVEEILFVVTIEDFERRRQNFGQVRNSYIRVVDNGSNQEIAKYELDEDFSIETGVEFGRLYKRNGSWKFEASGIGYRADLGFFLEKYYKGQIIK
- a CDS encoding lysylphosphatidylglycerol synthase transmembrane domain-containing protein, with translation MEKTTKSPLKSVLTIVISLAFAGFFLWLALKGLDFKVIQQSLAKANYLWVLFASVFGLLAYWFRAIRWNLMLEPMGHQISNSNSLWSISFGYLMNLTIPRSGELARATALYGVEKVPVDKSFGTIILERVVDLICMLGFLGLTLLFKYDAILSFYQNSGVNINPNKILLVLLILIGGTVLFFVFKKKLAGVPFLGKIVNFIDGIFQGLTTIFKLKQKGKFILYTLGIWISYYFAAYLVCFALPETSGFTMADGFFIIVVGTLGMIIPASGGIGAYNLAMKYGFMALFISMGKSADLGGEMGLTYSFISLPLQIVIMLVMGLISIPMLAKARNTVVADKDFKK
- the panD gene encoding aspartate 1-decarboxylase, with the protein product MLIEVFKSKIHRVRVTASDLNYIGSITIDEDLIEAAGLVVGERVYIVNVNNGERFDTYVIKGKRKSGEVCLNGPAARKVQRDDIIIIIAYAQMTPEEAKDFQPKIVFPDEKTNLLT
- a CDS encoding HU family DNA-binding protein encodes the protein MNKSELIDAIAKDAGITKVAAKAALESFISNVTSTLKKKDGKVSLVGFGTFSVAERAARQGINPATKKPIKIAAKKVAKFKAGADLSNAVSGVKKK